Proteins encoded together in one Oncorhynchus masou masou isolate Uvic2021 chromosome 3, UVic_Omas_1.1, whole genome shotgun sequence window:
- the LOC135514963 gene encoding G-protein coupled receptor 55-like, producing the protein MASISNAMETNCSFDEVDHLMTSLELVIYVPIFVFGLILNVLALVVFCIFLRKWSESTIYMTNLALMDLLLLLLLPFKMHATNHQWAAHHRFLCSLLESLYFVGMYGSIYTIACIAVDRWVAICHPFRAKQLRSPRAALWTCILVWVVVLGGISPIYGFRKEETGSFHCFHTFSKEGWHPKVIGCLLSFGFVGPALVLVVCSAQSIRTLRQSGQESPKSRSCVKIIYSSLCAFLVPFTPSHLGILLQFLVHQHLIEDCLAKTSISLYIQVTMSLANITCCLDALCYYFITTEVRSSKQTFTFRRSMSQKRATTSTSEL; encoded by the exons ATGGCATCTATAAG CAACGCCATGGAAACCAACTGCTCCTTCGACGAGGTGGACCACCTGATGACATCACTGGAGCTCGTCATCTACGTGCCCATCTTCGTGTTTGGCCTTATCCTCAACGTCCTCGCCCTGGTTGTCTTCTGCATCTTCCTCCGCAAGTGGAGCGAGTCCACCATCTACATGACCAACCTAGCCCTCATggacctccttctcctcctcctgctcccctTCAAGATGCACGCCACCAACCACCAATGGGCGGCCCACCACCGcttcctctgctccctcctgGAGAGCCTTTACTTCGTGGGGATGTACGGCAGCATCTACACCATCGCCTGCATTGCTGTGGACCGCTGGGTGGCCATATGCCACCCATTCCGCGCCAAGCAGCTCCGTTCCCCCCGGGCTGCTCTGTGGACCTGCATCCTGGTTTGGGTGGTGGTGCTGGGGGGCATCTCCCCCATCTACGGGTTCCGCAAGGAGGAAACGGGGTCCTTCCACTGCTTCCACACATTCTCAAAGGAGGGCTGGCATCCAAAGGTGATCGGCTGCCTGTTGAGCTTCGGGTTCGTGGGGCCGGCCCTGGTGCTGGTGGTGTGTTCAGCCCAAAGCATCCGGACACTGAGGCAGTCGGGCCAGGAGAGCCCTAAAAGCAGAAGCTGCGTGAAGATCATCTACAGTAGTCTTTGCGCCTTCCTGGTCCCATTCACACCCAGCCACCTGGGCATCCTGCTGCAGTTCCTG GTGCATCAACACCTGATCGAAGACTGCTTGGCCAAGACAAGTATCAGCTTGTACATTCAGGTGACCATGAGTCTGGCCAACATCACGTGCTGTCTAGACGCTCTGTGTTACTACTTCATCACCACGGAGGTGAGGAGCTCCAAGCAGACCTTCACCTTCAGGAGGTCTATGAGCCAGAAGAGAGCCACCACCAGCACCTCGGAGCTCTGA